A single window of Cellulomonas sp. NTE-D12 DNA harbors:
- a CDS encoding TetR/AcrR family transcriptional regulator: MIRLSENLGLRADAVRNRDVLLQAATRAFASADAEPSMRAIAREAGVGIATLYRHFPTRESLVDAVYRDQVDRLTRGADQLLAEHPPADALRLWMDLFGDWLVTKHGMVDTLREMIDAGSLAHVETRDQLLDAVTTILDAGRDAGDLRADVRADDVAAALIGVFTVVGSAAREGQGARLLDLLMDGLRPHRAPSAPSD, translated from the coding sequence TGCCGTCCGCAACCGCGACGTGCTGCTCCAGGCCGCGACCAGGGCGTTCGCCTCCGCCGACGCCGAGCCGTCCATGCGGGCGATCGCCCGCGAGGCCGGTGTGGGCATCGCCACGCTGTACCGGCACTTCCCGACGCGAGAGTCGCTGGTCGACGCGGTCTACCGCGACCAGGTGGACCGGCTGACCCGCGGCGCCGACCAGCTGCTCGCCGAGCACCCGCCGGCCGACGCCCTGCGCCTCTGGATGGACCTGTTCGGCGACTGGCTGGTCACCAAGCACGGCATGGTCGACACCCTGCGGGAGATGATCGACGCTGGCTCTCTCGCGCACGTCGAGACCCGCGACCAGCTGCTCGACGCCGTCACGACGATCCTCGACGCCGGCCGGGACGCCGGTGACCTCCGCGCGGACGTGCGCGCGGACGACGTGGCAGCCGCCCTGATCGGCGTGTTCACGGTGGTGGGCAGTGCCGCGCGGGAAGGGCAGGGCGCCCGGCTGCTCGACCTGCTGATGGACGGCCTGCGTCCCCACCGCGCGCCGTCGGCGCCCTCCGACTGA